From Saccharomyces kudriavzevii IFO 1802 strain IFO1802 genome assembly, chromosome: 13, a single genomic window includes:
- the GOT1 gene encoding Got1p (similar to Saccharomyces cerevisiae GOT1 (YMR292W); ancestral locus Anc_5.35), producing the protein MWLTEAQKFGVAFTFGGFLFFLFGIFTLFDRALLALGNILFLIGVFLIIGSQKTYVFFTRPNKRRGSLLFVVGSLLILLKWTFFGFIIESLGIIGLFGDFFGVIVQFLRSMPIIGPILSHPAVAPIVDKLAGVRVLPV; encoded by the exons ATGTGGCTGACTGAGGCTCAAA aATTTGGTGTGGCTTTCACTTTTGGcggttttcttttctttttgtttggtATATTTACTCTCTTTGATCGTGCTTTATTAGCTTTGGGtaatattttgtttttaattGGGGTGTTTTTAATTATTGGTTCGCAGAAGACTtatgttttctttacaAGACCAAATAAAAGGCGTGGCTCACTGCTGTTCGTAGTTGGTTCTCTTCTGATATTATTGAAGTGgactttttttggctttatAATTGAATCGCTGGGTATTATTGGCCTTTTTGGTGACTTCTTCGGCGTTATCGTACAGTTTTTGAGGTCAATGCCCATCATTGGTCCAATACTTTCTCACCCTGCAGTTGCTCCAATCGTAGATAAATTAGCAGGTGTGCGGGTTCTTCCGGTGTAG
- the HER2 gene encoding glutamyl-tRNA(Gln) amidotransferase subunit HER2 (similar to Saccharomyces cerevisiae HER2 (YMR293C); ancestral locus Anc_5.33) — translation MPLKRSLKQSLERLSSLQSRYNIFTSVSPSPYTLSNKEEISKELAGYAVSIKDNIVTKDLPTTCASHILENYKSPYDATVVKLLKQAGVHILGKTNLDEFGMGSGGIHSIRGPVINPLYPHEEKRIMGGSSSGAAASVACDLVDFALGTDTGGSVRLPACYGSVLGFKPSYGRLSRFGVIAYSQSLDTVGILSKKIDILRKVFLVLDKYDAKDPTSLNEELRGLIEKNKKIKKTWKIGIVKEFNHEGLPKQFHESYFTFLKKLVSLGHEIYPVSIPSVKNSLPIYYTLSPAEAASNLSRYDGIRYGYRDSKLDIKDGILFAPTRSKFGVEVKNRIILGNYNLCSDGFKNNFIKAERLRVDLVDEFDKIFRFPNVLTNAEENPKGLDVLLVPTSSKLPGTLKEFEEDESKSPANSYINDIFTVPMSLAGLPSLSMPLKERTPIGLQIVGQYGDDNTVLDFVESVS, via the coding sequence ATGCCCCTAAAACGTTCTTTGAAACAGTCACTTGAAAGGCTATCCAGCCTACAATCAAGATATAATATATTCACCAGCGTTAGTCCGTCGCCCTACACACTATCAAataaggaagaaataagtaAGGAATTGGCAGGTTATGCTGTGAGCATTAAAGATAATATAGTCACTAAAGACCTTCCAACAACATGTGCCTCGCATATACTTGAGAATTACAAATCGCCGTATGATGCTACCGTGGTAAAGTTATTAAAACAGGCCGGAGTGCATATTTTAGGTAAGACAAACTTGGATGAGTTTGGAATGGGATCAGGAGGAATACACTCGATAAGGGGACCCGTAATCAATCCTTTATATCCTCACGAGGAAAAAAGGATTATGGGTGGTTCATCCTCTGGGGCTGCTGCGAGTGTTGCCTGCGATCTGGTAGATTTTGCCCTAGGAACAGATACCGGTGGCTCTGTTAGATTACCTGCGTGCTACGGTTCTGTTTTAGGATTTAAGCCATCCTACGGACGTTTATCTAGGTTTGGCGTCATAGCCTATTCTCAATCTTTAGATACGGTAGGCATTTTAAGCAAGAAGATAGATATTCTACGAAAAGTATTTCTGGTGTTGGATAAGTATGATGCAAAAGACCCCACTTCCTTGAATGAGGAATTGCGTGGGCTaatagaaaagaataaaaaaataaaaaaaacttggaaAATCGGTATTGTAAAGGAATTCAATCACGAAGGTTTGCCCAAGCAATTTCACGAATCGTACTTTactttcttgaagaagCTGGTGAGTCTAGGGCATGAAATATACCCCGTATCCATTCCGTCGGTAAAAAATAGTCTACCAATTTATTATACTCTATCGCCTGCAGAAGCTGCCTCCAATCTATCAAGGTATGATGGTATCAGATATGGATACAGAGATTCCAAACTTGACATAAAGGACGGTATTTTATTTGCACCTACCAGGTCTAAATTTGGGGTAGAAGTAAAAAATAGAATCATTTTGGGTAATTATAATCTTTGTTCGGACGGGTTTAAGAACAATTTTATCAAGGCTGAGAGACTACGAGTAGATTTGGTTGATGAATTTGACAAGATTTTCAGATTTCCAAATGTTCTAACTAATGCTGaagaaaatccaaaagGCTTAGATGTACTACTGGTGCCAACATCATCTAAGCTTCCTGGGACACTAAAAgagtttgaagaagatgaaagtaAATCCCCCGCCAATTCATATATCAACGATATCTTCACAGTCCCCATGTCACTAGCTGGGCTACCGAGTCTATCAATGCCCTTGAAAGAGAGGACCCCGATAGGTCTTCAGATAGTAGGCCAGTATGGTGATGATAACACTGTATTAGATTTTGTCGAATCAGTATCGTAG
- the JNM1 gene encoding Jnm1p (similar to Saccharomyces cerevisiae JNM1 (YMR294W); ancestral locus Anc_5.32), translated as MNVIDLSDPAISVDYDSLIGINDEDSQGIFENEVKEDAQQEQREELFPTNDGLIVEPKRDVESLRRAIRDQLLFNVHRQRQSDCVEERRVISDEDNESRQQKLERIRQELEELRMEDSALETQNEIKELCNLQSRLAIESSRRLAILQRELIGEDKGQTAVTLPNISLDLTTIKKLKNLDQKISEMERYVGAPKVPEDREDSKSVYSKVNELYRSIQLLQDDEKLPKFQARLMELNKQFENSLLGKKMQRDLRLRDETMSKVIKPESKIREINSMYAMFRQYRDSLPLLADRMKSLNKMNNRVLEVYETTKGLDSQIASVREQEQLWFKTLNQLDKKFDEQEVKIRLNMDQIRRKIDSLEDNVLQRSNKHKVQE; from the coding sequence ATGAACGTCATAGATTTAAGTGATCCAGCAATTAGTGTAGATTATGATAGTTTGATTGGTattaatgatgaagattcTCAAGGTATTTTCGAGAATGAGGTGAAGGAAGATGCACAGCAAGAACAGCGAGAAGAATTATTTCCCACTAACGATGGGCTCATTGTTGAACCCAAACGTGATGTTGAGAGCCTGAGAAGGGCTATTAGAGATCAATTGTTGTTCAATGTGCACAGGCAGAGACAGTCGGATTGTGTAGAAGAGAGGAGAGTGATCAGcgatgaagataatgaaagTCGACaacaaaaattagaaaGAATAAGGCAAGAGTTAGAGGAGCTGAGAATGGAAGATTCAGCTCTTGAAACGCAAAATGAGATTAAGGAGTTATGCAACCTTCAATCAAGGTTAGCAATAGAGTCGTCAAGAAGACTCGCCATTTTGCAAAGGGAGCTCATCGGGGAAGACAAAGGTCAAACTGCAGTGACATTACCCAATATATCGCTTGATTTGACAACCATcaagaaactaaaaaatCTAGATCAGAAAATATCGGAAATGGAACGATACGTTGGTGCACCAAAAGTTCCAGAGGACCGAGAAGATAGTAAATCGGTGTATAGTAAGGTGAATGAACTATATAGAAGCATACAACTTCTACAAGACGATGAAAAACTGCCAAAGTTTCAAGCAAGACTGATGGAACTCAATAAACAATTCGAAAACTCGTTGTTGggcaaaaaaatgcaaCGAGATCTGAGATTGAGAGATGAAACCATGAGCAAAGTTATTAAGCCCGAAAGCAAAATAAGAGAAATAAATAGCATGTATGCTATGTTCCGGCAGTATCGAGATTCGCTGCCGTTGTTGGCCGATAGAATGAAGAGTCTGAACAAAATGAACAATCGAGTATTGGAAGTGTACGAAACGACAAAAGGACTGGATTCACAGATTGCAAGCGTCCGAGAACAAGAACAGTTATGGTTCAAGACCTTAAACCAACTGGATAAAAAATTCGATGAGCAAGAGGTGAAAATTCGCCTAAACATGGATCAAATTAGGCGCAAAATCGATTCTCTCGAGGACAACGTTCTACAGAGGAGCAATAAACACAAAGTACAAGAGTGA
- the GSR1 gene encoding Gsr1p (similar to Saccharomyces cerevisiae YGR273C and YMR295C; ancestral locus Anc_5.29): protein MMHFRKKSGISNTSDHEGGNRASDVKISEDDKSRLKMRTASVADPILDAVQEAQPFEQAADTFHDNMNRQSYFSNEEGHVLCDVFGQPITQVDISNPTRARDERPLDTIRSFEYAVSGDPVWAQQLETPTYGFRVRPDFPMFGAAVTYDANGMPQQAGGGASSQMYGEQAVYQPQQHVQTEEKQKKKKKGFFGRMKKK from the coding sequence ATGATGCATTTTAGAAAGAAGTCCGGTATTAGTAATACGAGTGATCATGAGGGAGGGAACCGTGCCTCGGATGTTAAGATTTCTGAAGACGATAAGTCAAGATTGAAGATGCGTACTGCTTCTGTTGCTGATCCCATCCTGGACGCTGTGCAGGAGGCCCAACCTTTCGAACAAGCTGCCGATACCTTCCACGATAACATGAACAGacaatcatatttttccaACGAGGAAGGCCATGTTCTATGCGACGTCTTTGGTCAACCGATCACACAGGTTGACATATCTAATCCGACCAGAGCAAGGGACGAAAGACCCTTGGATACGATTAGAAGTTTCGAGTATGCTGTCTCTGGAGACCCGGTCTGGGCCCAACAGTTAGAAACCCCAACCTACGGGTTCCGCGTAAGACCTGATTTCCCCATGTTTGGTGCGGCCGTGACCTACGATGCTAACGGTATGCCCCAACAAGCGGGTGGTGGTGCCTCCAGTCAAATGTACGGTGAACAAGCTGTGTATCAACCACAACAGCACGTACAGACTgaggaaaagcaaaagaagaagaagaagggtTTCTTCGGtagaatgaagaagaaatag
- the LCB1 gene encoding serine C-palmitoyltransferase LCB1 (similar to Saccharomyces cerevisiae LCB1 (YMR296C); ancestral locus Anc_5.28): MAHIPEVLPKSIPIPAFIVTTSSYVWYYFNLVLVQIPGGQFVVSYIKKSHHDDPYRTTIEIGLILYGIIYYLSKPQQKKSLQSQKPNLSPQEIDTLIEDWEPEPLVDSSSFDEQAWRVATIPVTMEMPIQNHITITRNNLKETYTDVFNLASNNFLQLATTEPVEEVVKTTIRNYGVGACGPAGFYGNQDVHYTLEYDLAQFFGTQGAVLYGQDFCAAPSVLPAFTKRGDVIVADDQVSLSVQNALQLSRSTVYYFNHNDMNSLESLLNELTEQEKIEKPPAIPRKFIVTEGIFHNSGDLAPLPELTRLKNKHKFRLFVDETFSIGVLGATGRGLSEHFNMDRATAIDITVGSMATALGSTGGFVLGDSVMCLHQRIGSNAYCFSACLPAYTVTSVSKMLKMMDSNNDAVQSLQRLSKSLHEYFASDDSLRPYLVVTSSPVSAVLHLQLTPAFRSREFGYTCEQLFETMSALQKKSHTNKHIAPYEEEEKFLQSIVDYALINHNVLITRNTIVLKQETLPIVPSLKICCNAAMSPEELKNACESVKQSILACCKETNK, translated from the coding sequence ATGGCTCATATTCCGGAAGTTTTGCCCAAATCAATACCGATCCCGGCTTTCATCGTCACGACCTCGTCGTACGTATGGTACTACTTCAACTTGGTGCTGGTCCAGATCCCCGGCGGCCAGTTCGTCGTCTCTTACATCAAGAAATCGCACCACGACGATCCGTACAGGACCACCATCGAGATAGGCCTTATTTTGTACGGGATCATCTACTACCTGTCCAAGCCGCAGCAGAAAAAGAGTCTCCAGTCGCAGAAGCCCAACTTGTCGCCCCAGGAGATCGACACGCTCATCGAGGACTGGGAGCCCGAGCCACTGGTCGACTCTTCGTCCTTCGATGAGCAGGCGTGGAGAGTTGCCACGATCCCCGTGACCATGGAAATGCCCATCCAGAACCacatcaccatcaccagAAACAACCTGAAGGAGACCTACACGGACGTTTTCAACCTGGCCTCGAACAACTTCCTGCAGCTGGCCACCACCGAGCCCGTCGAAGAGGTGGTCAAGACCACCATCAGGAACTACGGTGTGGGCGCTTGTGGGCCTGCCGGGTTCTACGGTAACCAGGACGTTCACTACACGTTGGAATATGACCTGGCCCAGTTCTTCGGCACCCAGGGCGCCGTGCTGTACGGACAGGACTTCTGTGCTGCTCCTTCTGTTCTGCCTGCCTTCACCAAGCGTGGTGACGTTATCGTGGCCGATGACCAGGTGTCGTTGTCGGTGCAGAATGCTTTGCAACTCAGCAGATCCACAGTGTACTACTTCAACCATAACGACATGAATTCGTTAGAAAGCCTGCTAAACGAGTTGACCGAGCaggaaaaaatcgaaaagCCTCCAGCCATTCCCAGAAAATTCATCGTCACCGAGGGTATCTTCCACAACTCTGGGGATTTGGCTCCGCTGCCCGAATTGACCAGGTTGAAGAACAAGCACAAGTTCAGGTTGTTTGTCGACGAGACCTTCTCCATCGGTGTTCTTGGCGCCACGGGTCGCGGGCTGTCCGAGCACTTTAACATGGACCGTGCCACCGCCATCGACATCACCGTCGGGTCCATGGCCACAGCATTGGGCTCCACCGGTGGGTTTGTGCTCGGTGACAGTGTCATGTGTCTTCACCAGCGTATCGGCTCCAACGCCTACTGTTTCTCTGCCTGTTTGCCCGCATACACCGTCACATCCGTCTCCAAAATGCTGAAAATGATGGACTCGAACAACGACGCAGTACAGTCGTTGCAAAGGCTGTCCAAGTCCTTGCACGAATACTTTGCATCCGACGACTCCCTGCGTCCATATCTCGTCGTGACATCCTCTCCAGTGTCCGCTGTCCTCCACTTGCAATTGACTCCCGCGTTTAGATCTCGCGAATTCGGCTACACCTGCGAGCAACTATTCGAGACCATGTCAGCCTTGCAGAAGAAGTCCCACACAAACAAGCACATTGCGCCAtacgaagaggaagaaaaattcctGCAATCCATAGTCGACTATGCCCTTATCAACCACAACGTGCTCATCACAAGAAACACTATTGTTCTGAAACAGGAAACGCTACCAATTGTCCCTAGCTTGAAAATCTGCTGTAACGCCGCCATGTCCCCAGAGGAGCTTAAGAACGCTTGCGAAAGTGTCAAGCAATCCATCCTTGCCTGTTGCAAAGAAACTAATAAgtaa
- the PRC1 gene encoding carboxypeptidase C PRC1 (similar to Saccharomyces cerevisiae PRC1 (YMR297W); ancestral locus Anc_5.27), whose product MKPITSLLCGLGLSTTLATAISLQRPLGLDKDILLQTAEKFGLDLDLDHLLKELDSNVLDAWAQINDLYPNQVMSLQTSTKPKFPEAIKTRKDWDFVVKNDAIENYQLRVNKIKDPKILGIDPNVTQYTGYLDVEDEDKHFFFWTFESRNDPAKDPVILWLNGGPGCSSLTGLFFELGPSSIGPDLKPIGNPYSWNSNATVIFLDQPVNVGFSYSGTSGVSNTVAAGKDVYNFLELFFDQFPEYVNNGQDFHIAGESYAGHYIPVFASEILSHKDRSFNLTSVLIGNGLTDPLTQYNYYEPMACGEGGEPSVLPSEECSAMEDSLERCLGLIESCYNSQSVWSCVPATIYCNNAQLAPYQRTGRNVYDIRKDCEGGSLCYPALQDIDDYLNQDYVKEAVGAEVDHYESCNFDINRNFLFAGDWMKPYHTAVTNLLNQDLPILVYAGDKDFICNWLGNKAWTDVLPWKFDEEFASQKVRNWTASITDEVAGEVKSYKHFTYLRVFNGGHMVPFDVPENSLSMVNEWIHGDFSL is encoded by the coding sequence ATGAAACCAATTACCAGCTTACTATGTGGACTGGGCCTGTCCACCACTCTCGCCACGGCCATCTCGTTGCAAAGACCGCTGGGCCTAGATAAGGACATCTTGCTGCAGACGGCAGAGAAATTTGGCCTGGACTTGGACCTGGACCATCTGTTGAAGGAGTTGGACTCCAACGTACTGGACGCATGGGCTCAGATAAACGACCTGTACCCAAACCAGGTTATGAGTCTTCAAACTTCGACAAAGCCGAAGTTCCCTGAGGCCATCAAGACCAGGAAGGACTGGGACTTCGTGGTCAAGAACGACGCTATCGAAAACTACCAGCTGCGTGTCAACAAGATCAAGGACCCTAAAATCCTCGGTATCGACCCTAACGTCACACAGTACACCGGCTACTTGGACGTGGAGGACGAAGAcaagcattttttcttctggaCGTTCGAGAGTAGAAACGACCCTGCGAAGGACCCGGTCATCCTCTGGTTGAACGGTGGGCCAGGCTGCTCCTCGTTGACCGGATTGTTCTTTGAATTGGGGCCCTCGTCCATCGGTCCCGATTTGAAACCGATCGGAAACCCGTACTCGTGGAACAGTAACGCCACCGTGATCTTCCTTGACCAACCCGTCAACGTTGGGTTCTCCTATTCCGGGACCTCCGGTGTCTCGAACACCGTCGCCGCCGGCAAGGACGTCTACAATTTCCTGGAACTGTTCTTCGATCAGTTCCCCGAATACGTCAACAACGGCCAGGATTTCCACATTGCTGGAGAGTCCTACGCTGGCCATTACATCCCCGTTTTTGCCTCCGAGATCTTGTCGCACAAGGACAGGAGTTTCAACTTGACCTCCGTCCTCATCGGCAATGGTCTCACCGACCCGTTGACCCAGTACAACTACTACGAGCCAATGGCGTGCGGCGAAGGCGGTGAACCTTCCGTTTTACCCTCCGAAGAATGTTCCGCTATGGAGGACTCTCTGGAACGTTGTCTGGGGCTGATCGAGTCGTGTTACAATTCCCAATCCGTCTGGTCCTGTGTTCCCGCCACTATCTATTGTAACAACGCCCAGTTGGCTCCTTACCAGCGCACCGGTAGAAACGTCTACGACATCAGAAAGGATTGTGAAGGCGGCAGTCTGTGCTACCCAGCCTTACAAGATATCGACGACTACCTGAACCAGGACTACGTCAAGGAGGCCGTCGGCGCAGAGGTCGACCACTACGAGTCCTGCAATTTCGACATCAACAGAAACTTCTTGTTCGCAGGTGACTGGATGAAGCCTTACCACACAGCCGTCACGAATCTTTTGAACCAAGACCTGCCTATCCTGGTCTACGCAGGTGACAAGGACTTCATCTGCAACTGGTTGGGTAACAAGGCATGGACCGACGTCCTGCCATGGAAGttcgatgaagaatttgcCAGCCAAAAAGTACGTAATTGGACCGCCTCCATCACCGACGAGGTCGCTGGCGAAGTCAAGTCCTACAAGCATTTCACCTACCTGAGAGTCTTCAACGGTGGTCACATGGTTCCATTTGACGTCCCTGAAAATTCCCTAAGTATGGTCAACGAATGGATCCACGGCGACTTCTCCTTGTAA
- the LIP1 gene encoding sphingosine N-acyltransferase subunit LIP1 (similar to Saccharomyces cerevisiae LIP1 (YMR298W); ancestral locus Anc_5.26) has product MSQPAPIITTKSADKPKPKIFNLFRVCLISLLLIAAVEYFKYGTRINYEWFHCTPINEPQSGSVIKLWARGGPSCDKRGEYKTIVKRITRDYEPNDEHLSFCIIENENVPPVHYPIHEDKGEPGYVAYVGYDTDSELVQKLCADSTIYHM; this is encoded by the coding sequence ATGTCCCAGCCTGCTCCCATTATAACCACCAAATCAGCGGACAAGccaaaaccaaaaattttcaacttgtttCGTGTTTGCCTCATTTCACTGTTATTAATCGCTGCCGTGGAATATTTCAAGTATGGTACAAGAATTAATTACGAATGGTTCCACTGCACCCCAATCAATGAGCCTCAATCTGGTTCAGTAATCAAACTTTGGGCTCGTGGTGGGCCAAGTTGTGATAAAAGAGGCGAATATAAGACTATCGTAAAGAGAATCACAAGAGACTACGAACCAAACGATGAGCATCTATCCTTCTGTATTattgaaaacgaaaacGTTCCACCCGTTCATTACCCCATTCACGAGGACAAAGGTGAACCAGGCTACGTGGCTTACGTAGGTTACGATACGGACTCCGAATTGGTTCAAAAATTATGTGCTGATTCCACTATTTATCACATGTga
- the DYN3 gene encoding dynein light intermediate chain (similar to Saccharomyces cerevisiae DYN3 (YMR299C); ancestral locus Anc_5.22): MGNAWDELLAQSEPVTNTKGTVATTAVIHSLSSETLHQFTTLCFPEGTSSLLDTKLVNFATIGWTNDLEQHCSLDVYTLIKSGPDALNLLKPFLQERSSKIHWLILLDWSSNDQQLWLGELFSTFSSIKQLNDDNEFSVWCLNSDKIFSLQRNTTVWQSAHIDFVLQSLRSFCYFNDSSLFYIDEHRNEEEDEKALGLKYQEILKHAVEGRDMEDYIEMVKRSRISIPKGCDSIGLIKTIDERFEPTEVEDVQFLTRYTNFVPTTDGMKDGREIYNFYDLNEAQSLTSFQVNIQEELGKMFMKHRKNSKISETRR; this comes from the coding sequence ATGGGAAATGCATGGGACGAATTATTGGCTCAGAGTGAACCCGTAACCAATACTAAAGGAACCGttgcaacaacagcagtcATACATTCCCTATCGAGTGAAACATTACATCAATTTACGACCCTTTGTTTTCCAGAGGGAACCAGCTCGCTATTAGATACCAAGTTGGTTAATTTTGCGACGATAGGGTGGACAAATGATTTAGAACAACACTGTAGTTTAGATGTGTATACACTGATTAAAAGTGGTCCCGATGCATTAAATCTCTTGAAACCTTTCCTTCAAGAACGGTCTTCGAAGATCCACTGGCTCATATTGTTAGATTGGTCATCAAATGATCAACAACTGTGGTTAGGAGAACTATTCAGCACCTTCAGCAGTATAAAGCAGTTGaatgatgacaatgaatTTTCCGTGTGGTGCTTAAACAGTGACAAAATCTTCAGTTTACAAAGGAACACTACCGTATGGCAGTCAGCGCATATCGACTTCGTTTTGCAATCATTAAGATCGTTTTGCTATTTTAATGATAGCTCATTGTTTTATATAGATGAACACCGtaatgaagaggaagatgagAAAGCGCTGGGTTTGAAGTATCAGGAGATACTGAAACATGCTGTTGAGGGTAGGGATATGGAAGATTATATTGAAATGGTCAAGCGCAGTAGAATATCAATTCCAAAGGGTTGTGATTCTATTGGATTAATAAAAACAATAGACGAAAGATTCGAGCCCACTGAGGTGGAAGATGTCCAATTTTTGACGCGATACACGAACTTTGTTCCCACAACGGATGGAATGAAGGATGGCAGGGAAATATACAATTTTTATGATCTCAATGAAGCGCAATCTTTAACTTCTTTCCAGGTTAACATCCAAGAGGAACTGGGCAAGATGTTTATGAAACATAGGAAGAATTCGAAAATATCAGAAACGAGAAGGTAA
- the ADE4 gene encoding amidophosphoribosyltransferase (similar to Saccharomyces cerevisiae ADE4 (YMR300C); ancestral locus Anc_5.21): MCGILGIVLANQNTPVAPELCDGCIFLQHRGQDAAGIATCGSRGRIYQCKGNGMARDVFTQQRVSGLAGSMGIAHLRYPTAGSSANSEAQPFYVNSPYGINMAHNGNLVNTASLKRYMDEDVHRHINTDSDSELLLNIFAAELEKHNKYRVNNEDVFHALEGVYRLCRGGYACVGLLAGFALFGFRDPNGIRPLLFGERENSDGTKDYMLASESVVFKAHNFTKYRDLKPGEAVIIPKNCSRGEPEFKQVVPINSYRPDLFEYVYFARPDSVLDGISVYHTRLAMGSKLAENILKQLKPEDIDVVIPVPDTARTCALECANVLGKPYREGFVKNRYVGRTFIMPNQRERVSSVRRKLNPMESEFKGKNVLIVDDSIVRGTTSKEIVNMAKESGATKVYFASAAPAIRYNHIYGIDLTDTKNLIAYNRTDEEVADVIGCEKVIYQSLEDLIDCCKTDKISKFEDGVFTGSYVTGVEDGYLQELEEKRESIANNSSDMKAEVDIGLYNCADY, from the coding sequence ATGTGTGGTATTTTAGGTATTGTGTTGGCAAACCAAAACACTCCAGTAGCTCCGGAATTGTGTGATGgatgcatttttttacaaCACCGTGGACAAGATGCAGCTGGTATAGCTACCTGTGGTTCTCGTGGTAGAATATACCAATGTAAAGGTAATGGTATGGCTCGTGATGTTTTCACGCAACAACGTGTTTCAGGACTTGCTGGTTCCATGGGTATTGCCCACTTGAGGTATCCTACTGCCGGTTCTTCCGCTAACTCAGAGGCACAACCCTTTTACGTTAACAGTCCTTACGGTATTAATATGGCACATAACGGTAATCTAGTGAATACTGCCTCACTAAAGAGATATATGGATGAAGATGTTCATAGACATATCAACACAGACAGTGATTCTGAGTTActattgaatattttcgCTGCTGAATTAGAAAAGCACAACAAGTACAGAGTTAACAACGAAGATGTCTTCCACGCCTTAGAGGGGGTTTACCGTTTATGTCGTGGTGGTTACGCCTGTGTCGGTTTGCTGGCCGGGTTTGCACTATTCGGGTTCAGAGATCCAAACGGTATTAGACCCTTACTATTCGGCGAGAGGGAAAATTCAGACGGTACCAAAGACTATATGCTAGCTTCAGAGAGTGTTGTTTTCAAAGCTCACAACTTCACGAAATACCGTGATTTGAAGCCTGGTGAGGCAGTCATTATCCCCAAGAACTGTAGTAGAGGCGAACCTGAATTCAAGCAGGTGGTCCCTATAAACTCCTATAGACCTGATTTGTTCGAGTATGTGTATTTTGCTAGGCCGGACAGTGTCTTGGATGGTATATCAGTTTACCACACAAGATTGGCCATGGGTTCTAAATTAGCAGAAAACATCTTGAAGCAGTTGAAGCCAGAAGACATTGATGTTGTAATTCCTGTCCCGGATACCGCCAGGACATGCGCCTTAGAATGCGCCAATGTTTTAGGCAAGCCGTACAGAGAGGGCTTTGTTAAGAATAGGTATGTTGGTAGAACATTCATCATGCCAAACCAAAGAGAAAGAGTTTCTTCAGTGAGGAGGAAGCTTAACCCTATGGAGTCCGAATTTAAGGGTAAAAACGTTCTGATAGTGGATGATTCCATTGTTAGAGGTACTACTTCCAAGGAAATCGTTAATATGGCCAAGGAATCAGGCGCAACAAAAGTTTACTTTGCATCAGCTGCCCCAGCCATTCGTTATAACCACATATACGGTATCGACTTGACAGACACAAAAAATTTAATTGCTTATAACAGAACTGATGAGGAAGTGGCGGATGTGATTGGTTGTGAAAAGGTAATTTATCAATCACTGGAAGATTTGATTGACTGCTGCAAAACCGATAAAATAAGCAAGTTCGAAGATGGTGTTTTTACTGGGAGTTACGTCACAGGTGTTGAAGACGGTTATCTacaagaattggaagaaaaacgTGAATCGATCGCTAACAATTCATCAGATATGAAGGCTGAAGTTGATATCGGATTATATAATTGTGCAGATTATTGA